Proteins encoded together in one Ciona intestinalis chromosome 1, KH, whole genome shotgun sequence window:
- the LOC100181726 gene encoding vacuolar protein sorting-associated protein 53 homolog — translation MNGTLVEDSLPDGEVKANASMQLTDEVQSVLNSVFPSTNPLEQSDFDVVRYINELFPTEQSLSNIDDVVNRVEAKITQVDHDIKTAVRRQTTAGIDGQASLEEAQTAIHELFAKIKNIKDRAEQSEQMVKEITRDIKQLDLAKRNLTQAITTHNHLHMLMSGVETLQNLTRKRQFAEAGSLLQGVLNVMEHFSKYKAIPTVRDLATRVDDLKADMTRLVLAEFESAFTISQGKAGINPVVLREACDVADVLDPGVKRELLGKFIKNQLTEYQVLFEATQDVAWLDKIDRRYAWVKRVLIDFEDKXXKIFPTKWEVSERIAVEFCYITNKDLGNLMQRRAQEIDVKLLLFAIQRTTNFETLLAKRLSGNTLRENLKHVVKLAVKENKVESTNPFLEDENSESETEAPAAEPEKMKEVENPFIKLISSCFEPYLYIYIESQDRNLSELIAKFQEDFQVQCQQMKANSLNVESGVLSSCADLFVYYKKCMVQCSQLSTGKPMLDLSLLFKKYLKEYASRILSGNLPKSTTNTALSGNITFSTVTNLLKETASLKEVAEPSRLSSGELTLTCSILTTADYCLETSEQLETKLKEKVDAALVTNIDFSEEKSVFSSVISSCIQLLVQDLETACEPPLAAMSKVFWTSVEHVGDQSAYVTAITSHIKQTVPTVRANLSSARKYFTQFCIKFVNSFIPRFISSLYKCKPIGTVGAEQLLLDTHSLKTILLDLPSIFSQVARKPPTSYTKIVVKGMTKAEMLLKVVMTPHEPASNFVASCLRLLVDPDQDTFQKILEMKGLRKIEQASILEAFRAQVPTHNYSSATLNASTTSNGDTDSMSRIRKLEKLIKKRL, via the coding sequence ATGAATGGTACTTTGGTTGAAGATAGTTTACCCGACGGGGAAGTTAAAGCTAATGCTTCCATGCAACTTACAGACGAAGTACAGAGCGTTTTAAACTCCGTTTTTCCAAGTACAAACCCGTTGGAGCAATCAGACTTCGACGTTGTTCGTTACATTAATGAACTCTTTCCAACTGAACAGTCTTTATCAAACATTGATGATGTGGTGAACCGAGTTGAAGCGAAAATTACTCAAGTGGATCATGATATAAAGACTGCTGTTCGAAGACAGACAACAGCGGGTATAGATGGGCAAGCTTCTCTGGAAGAAGCACAAACTGCTATTCATGAGTTGTTTGCGaagattaaaaacataaaagatcGTGCTGAACAGTCGGAACAGATGGTGAAAGAAATAACTAGGGACATCAAGCAACTTGATCTGGCAAAAAGGAATCTTACACAGGCCATAACAACTCATAATCATCTACATATGTTGATGAGTGGGGTGGAAACGCTTCAAAACTTGACAAGAAAACGTCAGTTTGCTGAAGCTGGGAGTCTTCTGCAAGGAGTCCTAAACGTGATGGAGCACTTTAGCAAATACAAAGCTATTCCTACTGTGCGTGATCTTGCTACCAGAGTTGATGATTTAAAAGCAGATATGACACGACTGGTTCTGGCTGAATTTGAATCTGCGTTTACAATATCTCAAGGTAAAGCTGGAATCAACCCTGTGGTTCTACGTGAGGCTTGCGATGTGGCCGACGTTTTAGATCCAGGCGTGAAGAGAGAACTTTTGGGTAAATTCATCAAGAACCAACTTACAGAGTACCAGGTGTTATTCGAAGCAACACAAGATGTAGCTTGGTTGGATAAAATTGATCGCCGATACGCTTGGGTTAAAAGGGTACTTATTGATTTTGAGGACAAGNNNNNGAAAATCTTCCCTACCAAGTGGGAGGTTTCGGAACGCATCGCTGTTGAGttctgttacatcacaaacaagGATCTGGGCAACCTGATGCAGCGGAGAGCGCAAGAAATTGATGTCAAACTTCTGCTCTTTGCTATTCAAAGaacaacaaattttgaaactttgctGGCGAAGCGTTTGTCGGGGAATACATTAAGGGAAAATTTAAAGCATGTCGTTAAACTGGCAGTCAAGGAGAATAAGGTGGAGTCAACAAACCCATTTCTTGAAGATGAAAACAGTGAATCCGAAACTGAAGCTCCAGCTGCAGAACCTGAGAAAATGAAAGAAGTTGAGAAtccttttattaaattgataTCCAGCTGTTTTGAGCCATACCTTTATATCTACATTGAATCTCAAGACAGAAATCTTTCAGAACTTATAGCTAAGTTTCAAGAAGATTTCCAAGTTCAATGCCAACAAATGAAAGCCAACAGCTTGAATGTGGAAAGTGGAGTTCTATCAAGCTGCGCTGACTTATTTGTGTATTACAAGAAGTGCATGGTTCAATGCTCTCAGTTAAGTACTGGGAAACCAATGTTAGATTTAAgcttgttgtttaaaaagtacCTAAAAGAATATGCTTCACGGATTTTGTCCGGCAATCTTCCCAAATCAACAACCAACACAGCTCTTAGTGGGAACATAACATTCTCAACTGTCACTAACTTGTTAAAGGAAACTGCAAGCTTAAAGGAAGTTGCTGAACCCAGCAGACTTAGCAGTGGTGAACTGACCCTGACTTGTTCTATTTTAACTACAGCAGATTACTGTTTGGAAACCAGTGAACAACTTGAGACAAAATTAAAGGAAAAAGTTGATGCAGCGTTGGTAACTAATATTGATTTCTCAGAAGAGAAGTCAGTTTTTAGCTCCGTAATTTCAAGCTGCATACAACTCCTTGTGCAAGATTTAGAGACCGCCTGTGAGCCTCCATTGGCCGCTATGTCCAAAGTCTTCTGGACATCAGTTGAGCACGTTGGAGACCAGAGTGCTTACGTCACTGCTATCACTTCCCATATCAAACAAACCGTGCCGACAGTTCGTGCAAATTTATCTTCAGCCCGTAAGTATTTCACCCAATTCTGCATCAAGTTCGTCAACTCTTTCATTCCGAGATTCATCAGTTCTTTGTACAAATGCAAGCCCATTGGCACTGTAGGTGCAGAGCAGCTTCTTCTTGACACTCACTCCTTGAAAACGATTCTTCTCGACCTCCCTTCAATCTTTTCCCAAGTAGCGCGAAAGCCACCCACCTCCTACACAAAGATTGTGGTAAAAGGAATGACGAAGGCAGAGATGCTCCTCAAAGTAGTAATGACTCCTCACGAGCCCGCATCCAATTTCGTTGCAAGTTGTCTTCGACTTCTTGTCGACCCAGATCAAGATACATTCCAGAAAATTCTTGAGATGAAAGGTTTGAGAAAAATTGAACAAGCGTCTATCCTTGAAGCTTTTAGggctcaagttcccacccataaTTATTCCTCTGCCACATTAAATGCTTCCACAACATCTAATGGTGATACAGACTCCATGTCCAGGATTcgaaaattagaaaaattaatcaaaaaacGTCTCTAG
- the foxL gene encoding FoxL protein (The RefSeq protein has 1 substitution compared to this genomic sequence): MYNEPYQDTNKPEINRRLPNNHLPNGCEKPSIASTKATTSPSKSTNRKNGAKTAKIETKFKTEKTGTKPIPETPKFVKAPSPKSIINKTKPTNNDAVVVNSNNNGNNNSKSQKPSEKDPEKNRTQKPPYSYVALIAMAIRDSNEKKLTLSGIYQYIVDKFPFYEKNRKGWQNSIRHNLSLNECFVKVPREGGGERKGNFWMLDSNCEDMFENGNYRRRRRMKRPYRPTASAALDHTRAAMFGFVDGVYNPYAQFGVHHAKYHLGHYGYNSWNAAHHNPHIGSYSDGSTNPEHIAMPHPHMPTNPAYYGSACSVGPGLLQTGYGATINSGHQAHLTARHSAGIGYQYSPQSPPESPVVSQCAMAAPTYYPGDTMLQSGGYSWPEKAHH, encoded by the coding sequence GCCTGAAATAAACAGGAGGCTTCCCAACAATCATTTACCAAACGGATGTGAGAAGCCATCAATCGCCTCAACAAAGGCAACAACGAGCCCTTCCAAGTCGACAAACCGTAAAAATGGTGCAAAAACTGCTAAAATTGAGACTAAATTCAAAACTGAAAAGACAGGAACAAAGCCAATACCAGAAACACCTAAGTTCGTCAAGGCACCTTCCCCTAAATCGATTATTAACAAGACCAAGCCAACAAACAACGACGCTGTTGTCGTCAACTCCAACAACAACGGTAACAACAACTCAAAATCACAAAAACCATCTGAAAAGGACCCAGAGAAAAACCGAACCCAAAAACCGCCATACAGCTACGTGGCGCTTATTGCTATGGCAATCAGAGACTCAAATGAGAAAAAGCTCACGTTGTCCGGCATCTATCAATACATTGTCGATAAGTTTCCGTTCTATGAAAAGAACAGAAAGGGTTGGCAGAACAGTATTCGTCATAACCTCAGTTTGAACGAATGCTTCGTAAAAGTTCCGCGAGAGGGAGGCGGAGAGAGGAAAGGAAATTTCTGGATGTTGGATTCGAATTGCGAAGATATGTTCGAGAATGGAAACTACAGGAGACGACGACGAATGAAGAGGCCCTACCGACCTACAGCGTCTGCAGCGTTGGATCACACCAGAGCTGCCATGTTCGGGTTCGTGGACGGTGTGTATAACCCTTACGCTCAGTTTGGGGTTCACCATGCTAAGTATCATCTTGGCCACTACGGCTACAACAGTTGGAACGCAGCTCATCATAACCCTCATATTGGAAGTTATAGTGACGGATCGACTAATCCAGAACACATTGCGATGCCACATCCGCATATGCCGACTAACCCAGCCTACTATGGAAGTGCCTGTTCTGTCGGGCCGGGTTTACTACAGACTGGTTACGGCGCAACGATAAACTCAGGCCACCAGGCCCATCTAACCGCGCGGCATTCTGCGGGGATCGGGTACCAGTATTCCCCGCAGAGTCCACCTGAGAGCCCCGTTGTCTCGCAGTGCGCGATGGCGGCGCCTTCATATTACCCGGGTGATACAATGCTTCAGTCGGGAGGTTATTCTTGGCCTGAGAAAGCACACCACTAA